The stretch of DNA GGTCCTGGCTTTTGATTTTCCCCTGTTCTAACTATATTGCCTTGACTAATAAATTGTGGTCTATTTTTAAAAGCCCAAATAGGAAACCGGAGAAATACGTCCTGCTGGTTTCGGATGCTAAAAGGGGCAATCGGCATCATATAAGGAATTCCGAACGAGCGGAGCGAACATAAATGTATCGCTATAAACATTAGTCCTAGCATCATTCCATAAAAGCCTAGAATGGTGGCAAGTCCCATTAACGCAAAGCGAAGCAGTCTAGCTGCAATTGCCATCGCAAAAATAGGTGTTGAGAAGTTTGCAATAGCCGTAATTGATACAACGATAACCATTACTGGGGAAACGAACCCTGCTTGCACGGCAGCTTGCCCAATAACGAGCGCACCCACAATGGAAACGGCCTGACCGACAGCGCGCGGAAGTCTTAAGCCTGCCTCCCGTAAAATTTCAAATGTAACCTCCATGATTAATGCTTCAACAAAGGCAGGAAAGGGAACACTTTCTCTTTGGGCCGCAATCGCAATGGCCATGGTAGTTGGAATCATTTCTTGATGAAAGGTTGTAGCAGCTATGTAGGTTGCGGGTCCAATAAGGGCAATCAAAAAAGCCAAGATTCTTAGGATCCTGATACCCGTTGAAATATCAAAACGTGAATAATAGTCGTCTGGCGCCTGGAAAAATTGAATAAAAATCGCAGGCGCGGTAAGTACAAATGGTGTGCCATCAACAATAATGGCAATTCGCCCTTCAAGTAAATGAGAAGTAACCACGTCTGGTCTTTCAGTATGATAGGTAGTCGGAAAAGTTGTCCAGGTTTGATCTTCAATTAATTGCTCAATAAAGCCTGAGGCAATAATCCCGTCAATATCAATTCGATTTAATCTTTCCTTAATTTCAGATATAATTTTCTCATTTGCAATTCCTTTAATATACATCAACGCAATGTCAGTTTGTGTTACCGTGCCTAATTTCATCGATTCCATCCATAAATTAGGACTTTTTATTCTTCTCCGTATTAAAGCTGTATTTGTACGGAGTGTTTCTGTGAAGGAATCCTTAGGTCCCCGTATAGAGAGTTGTGTTGTTGGTTCAGAAATGGCCCGCTTTTCCCACCCCTTCGTCTCCGCACTAATGGCCTGGTTGTGACCTTCTAAAAAAATAACCGTATTTCCTGATAACAAATTATCATAAACCTGATTCCAATTATCAATCGTCAAAATACTGCCAAGAGCAACAGCCTTCTCAATCACGTATTGAAAGAGATCAAACCGCTCAAGTGGAAGTTCTTTTTCCATAAAAGATTCTAATATAAAGTCACTGATTGAATGACTGTCCGCTAAGCCATCAACAAATACAAGAGCTCCTTTATAGCTGCTTATCTTTACTTCTCGAATGATGATATCAGCACTTTTCCCAAACTCTTCTTTTATGCGGGAAATATTATCCTTATATTCCCTATGGATCGGCAAATCCTCTGGCTTAAGTGGATCTTGCTGCTGTCTATAATTATCATTCTGTCTCCTTTTTTGCTTCTTTTTCAACATACTTGACAGGATCGACACAAGCTACCACCTCAGCATTAACAATTCGTAATGGTTATTTTCCCCAACGTGAACTTATCTATCCATTTCTTCCAAAAAACATTTTGAAATGCATGCATAAGGATGGTTTAAAGAACAAAAATAAACATACTGGAGATTGTAGGTGAAACAGTTGAAGCAAATAATGGTTTCATTTGTTATTGCAGCCGGATTGATGGGTATGATTGGCTTCTTAGACCTTTTAATGGGTACCGAGCCTCGGAAATTAATTTGGAAAGCTATTAACCCTTTTAAGGTCATGGAGGCAGCAGAATACATTATTATTGTTTTTTTTGGTATCTCAATTATGATTAAAGCTCTTCGATACTACATCAAAAAGAAAAAAAGTAATCAGCCTTCTAATGATGGATGATTACTACGAAAAAAAGGAAAAGAGCTCAACTTTTACATTGAGTTCTTTTCCTCATTTGCTTCCTGTATTTCAATAGGCCGCTTTTTTTTGAAGAAAGTAAGGATAGTGGTCATTACTTTCCAAATAGTTGATATTTTTTTCTTCCATTTACTCTTTCTTTCAAGGTTAGGTCCGTATACATATCGATTCCAAAAATAATAGATGAGTTCCTCAACAACAAGATATAGGACAATAAACAATACAAATACTGTGATCCAATATGACATGACAAGGCCCCCCTTTTCTTCAGAATAGTTTCATCCTATTCAAAAATATAAAAAGAAGTACTATAAATCATCAAACTGATTCTACTAAACTGTTTATCTATATCTATATTACCAAATATATACCAAATTGTAGACAAATTAGTAAATAATGTAGTATTTTTATTTTGAGTCACGAAATTTTTATTAGGGGGAAGTTAGATGGAATATCGGCGATTGGGAAATACCGGATTAAAAGTGAGTGAAATAAGTTTAGGCAGTTGGCTTACATACGGTGGATATGTGGAAGAGCAAAATGCAGCTGCGTCTATTGATAAAGCATATGATTTAGGCGTTAACTTTTTTGATACAGCCAATGTTTATATGCGTGGAGAGGCTGAAATTGTTGTCGGTAAGGCACTAAAGAAATATGTTCGCGATTCCTATGTACTGGCAACGAAAGTATTTTGGCCAATGGGCGACGGTCCTAATGACCGAGGACTTTCTCGAAAGCATGTCATGGAACAATGCCATGCCAGCTTAAAGCGCCTTAACACTGACTATGTAGATATTTATTACTGTCATCGGTATGATCCGGAAACACCATTGGAAGAAACATTACGTGCACTTGATGACCTAATCCGTCAAGGAAAAGTGTTGTACGTTGGTGTTAGTGAATGGACGGCAGAACAAATATCAGAAGCGGTTCATCTTGCTGATAAGAGACTTTTAGACCGTATAGTTGTTAATCAACCTCAATACAGCATGCTACAGCGTTACATTGAAAAAGAAGTCCTGCCTGTAAGTGAAAAGCACGGAATTGGTCAGGTCGTCTGGTCACCGCTTGCTCAAGGTGTATTAACAGGTAAGTATAAAAAAGGTGAAAAGGCTCCTGCAGGAAGTCGTGCTGCTCAGGAAAAATACAATGGTCTATTTGGATTATTAACGGAAGAGAATCTAGATAAAGTGGAACTTTTAAAAGAGGTTGCCGCTGATAATAATCTTACTCTTGCGAATTTAGCTCTTGCTTGGATATTAAGACAAAGCAGCGTAGCAAGTGCACTAGTTGGTGCAAGTCGTCCTGAGCAGGTAGAAGAAAATGTGAAGGCTTCAGGTGTGAAATTAGACGAAGAAACCCTGACTAGAATAGAGGATATTCTTAGATAAAAAAATGCCCTTGGACCGTGCGTCCTTGGGCATTTTTTTATCAACAGTTTTTATATCGCTTTTTCAACTGATTGTTCCGATGCTTTAATAAAAGACTTGTTACCGATTGAAAAGAAAATAATACTTCCAAGAGTTAACAAGGAAATGGTCCAAAACATGATTTGCCCTTGAAAATGGCTTAGAAGGAACCCGCCAATAATTGGTCCAAGAAAGTTACCTATCTTCCTAAATTGAGATGCACCGAAATAAGTTCCCCGAAGATGTTCAGGAGCTAGTTGATCAATCATCATGCTATTGGATGGAAAGATTAATATTTCCCCCACTGTTAACAATACCATAGCAGCAATAGCCATAACCCAGCCATTAACAAAGCTGAAGCCAATCAAACCTGCGGCCATAAAAACGGCTCCGACCACCATGACCTGCATTAACTTAAATTTCTCTGCAATGTGACTAATTGGCATCTGTAGCAATACAACCATTACTGCATTTATGGTGATTAGCATGGAGAAAATAACCACGCCATTTTCTACCGTTCCTTCTAATATTTGCGGTAAATTAGAATCTATTTGAACGTACCCCATATTCACCAAGATGATTCCCAAGATAAGATATCTTAAAGCCTTATCTCTTTTAACAATCCTAAAGGCATCTCCGAAAGAGGCACCCTTTTTGATATTTTCTACTTTCGGGAAGACAAGTTTTTGTAAAAAGAAAACCAGAACCATTCCATAAAATAAATAAAACGTTCCGGTTATGGCAAAGGATAATTTTGCTGATGTACTTGCTAAATAGGCCCCAATCAGTGGACCAACGGAAGCTCCGATATTCATAGCTGTATATCGTAAGGAGTACACCTTCATCCTCTTTTCCTTTTCGGTTAAATCGGCCATTAAGGCTTGGGCAGTCGGTTCGAAGAACGAATTACTCAAGCCGTTTAAGGCATTTAACAGAATAAACCATCCTGGACCAGTAGCAACGGTAAAACCATAATAAACAAAGGCTACTGTAAACAAAGCAATAAGCATGACTGGTTTTCGTCCAAACCGATCTGATAAATGGCCGCCAATGAATCCACCTACCGTTGCCATTAACGGGCTCATCCCGACAGTCACACCAATAATAATTGGTGAGAGATCCATGTGTCTTGATAAATAGATTGAGAGAAATGGCAAAGTCATAAATGCAGAACCTCTGGATAAGACAGTCCCAATTAATAACACCCATACGATTGGATGAAATTGACCCACATAGTTTTTCAATGTTTTCATATGTAAAACCTCACAAATTTTGGAGTATGCTTTTTTAGTAAACTATTTAACTGAATAAATGTAAAGAAATTTCCTATTTTTCCAGCATACTTCCTCAAAAAAAGGTCAGCCATCAGCAAGGATGACTGAGCCTTATACCCCGTTAATTAATTTGGATCCTTATAGTTTAATGCTCTTTCGCTATCACCGTAGCCCTTGGTCGTTGGGTCTTGTACAAAACCTAGCATGGATAAAATAACGAATATTGCATTGACAATTGTTAAAATGGTACTTTGAACTGCATCTGTTAGTTGGAAGCTAGTTACCCCTAAAGTATTCAATCCTGCTAGTACCATTTGTGCTAAAATCATAATTTGTGAGATAAATGCAATTACCCAATGCTTATTTCTTAAACGAACTTTCCAGTTGATCATGACTCCCTCTCCCTTCTAAATCCGAATACGTCTTTCTATTAGCATATGTATGGATTAAAATAGGTTGTCCATGATTGTCCCGATTTCCAGAATTATTTTTTGACACAAAAAAATCAGGTCCCCGATTGGAACCTGATTTTATGTTATATTTCTCTTCTCATGGCTTTTAATACATCAACTCTTGTTGCTCGTTGTGCTGGTCGGTATCCTGACAGAAGGGTGACTCCGTAACAAATCAAGATACAAATAACCGGTAAAACAAAAGGAATATAACTAAACGTTAAGTCTAAATCTGTTTCTTGTCCAAATGTCTGTTTAATAATTAAAGGGACTGCAAAATTTACAGCGAAGCTAATTCCATACGAGACAATCGTTCCTATAACAGCACCAATCAAGCCAATGTAACTACTTTCGAGCAGGAAGATTCGTTTAATTGTTTTCGGATTAGCACCGATTGCTTTCATAATACCGATATCAGGTGCCCGTTCTGTAACTGCCATCGTCATCGTATTATAGATACCAATAGAAGCAATTAGGATCGCAATTGTCCCGATAAAAATTAGGCCCACTTTTGCAATCATAAATATCATATTGACTTCTTTTAATTCATTTACAACTGAATATGTAGCATATTTCTCCTCTTTTAATTGATCTGAAATACGTTGGACCGCTTCCATATTTTTGGCATAGATTTTCACTTCATCATAGGTCTCTCCATTAGCATCGATTCCTTCTAATTTTTCATTATTAGGGTCAAGCATGATGCCTTTCGGTGTTCCCGTAAAGCTCTCGATTGCCTTTAACATCTCTTCCGATATAAATACGCTTCGATCTTCCGCCCACTCTTTAGTTGGCTTTTTGGAGATTCCTACCACTGTTAATGGAATTTTCTTCTCTTCTTCCTTTCCATCTTTAAACTGCCTAACCGTTAGTTCCATAGTTTCACCGATTAACTTCCCTGGATAGCGATACTCAGCTTTTAACTGACCTTTCTTATCGTAGATGCCCTCATCTGCATCTTTTTTAGCTAGATTGAGAGAAAAATTATACCCGACGACTACCTCATTTTTACTTGTTGGCAAACGCCCCTTCGATAGCTCAAAACCGGCCTTCATTTCGGAAGGAAAATGGGCTACAAAGGTTTGTGTCCCTTCTAAGTAATCACCGATTGTAAACATACTTTCCTGCTGGAGCATCTTTCTTCTTGTAACGGCCTTAACATTCTCTACTTTTTCAAACGTTTGAATGTCACGATCTGTCAGCTGCTGAAAGCCTCCCTGATCATTTATCTCCTTTCCGTGGACGTCTATTTGGGTAATGACCCTTTGTTCCGTTATTTCTTTTACCACTGATTTCTGTAACCCAAAGCCTACTGAGGCTAGGACAATCAGGAAGGCACATCCCATTGCGGTGGCAAGAATCGTCATATACACTCTTGTTCTATTTTTCTTCATATTTTGTCTAACAAAACGGAATTGGTCTTTTAGCTTCATACCAGCACCCCCTGTTCAATACGACCGTCCGCTAATACTATTTTTCTATTACCAATATCGGCCACTTTGTCATCATGTGTAATAATTAAAAATGTAATATCTAAATCTCGATTCAACTTTGTGATAAATTCCAGTAATTCTTCTTCTGTTTCACTATCAAGACTACCGGTAGGTTCATCTGCAAGGATAATTGGAGGATTTACAATTAAGGCTCTTGCAATACTAACTCTTTGCTGCTGTCCACCAGATAACTCTCCTGGATAGTGATCCTGATAATCTAGTAAACCTACTTTTTTCAGCATCTCTTCTGTTTGTTCTCTTCTCAGATTCTCGCTTACACCCTTTAATATCAATGGAAGCTCTACATTTTGAAAAGCAGTCATGCTGGGAATCAATTGAAAACTTTGAAAAATGAATCCTAGGTTATTAATCCTGAAATCAGCAAATTTCGTCTCATTTAAATCCGAAACCTTTTCTCCATCAATCCAGATTTCCCCCTCTTTCGGATGGATAAAACCGCTAACTAAATTTAACAAGGTCGATTTCCCTGAACCACTTCTGCCTACAATTGTTACTATTTCCCCTTTTTCAACGGTAAATGAAATGTCTCTAAGCACCGGTATAATGGTCTGTCTTCCTTTTTTCCCAATCACAAAATCATGGCTTAAATTTTTTATTGTAATCATAGGTTCCTCCTGTTTTTCACTCAATCCAACTTAATAGACGATGTTTGGCGAAATAACCCCTACAGATTTTTAAAAAATAGTTAATTCTAGCCAAATAATGAAATAATTTAAGGGGATAATAGTAGGAAAAACACTTTTGTTGGTCTTTTTTTGCTAGAAATTTTATAATATATGAAGCAAAAATTCCTTTTAAAAGTTAGGAGATCACATGGAGAAATTACATCCACTTTGGGACATGCTACGCCGTTTCTGGAGAAAAAGACATCTCACCCAAATATTATTGTTAATCATCCTTGTTGTCGTTTTAGTGACCATTTCATATTTTGGCTGGCTTGCCACAAGAGCCAATGTAGAGTCTTTAAAGCAAGGCTTAAGTCAGCCCACTGTAATTTATGATAAGAGTGGGAAGGTAGCTACGAATGTGGCAACGAATCGTACAAAGGGAGTAAAAATGAATGAACTGCCAAAATATGTTCCAAATGCCGTCGTCGCTATTGAAGATGAACGCTTTTATGAACATAGTG from Bacillus sp. SLBN-46 encodes:
- a CDS encoding spore germination protein gives rise to the protein MLKKKQKRRQNDNYRQQQDPLKPEDLPIHREYKDNISRIKEEFGKSADIIIREVKISSYKGALVFVDGLADSHSISDFILESFMEKELPLERFDLFQYVIEKAVALGSILTIDNWNQVYDNLLSGNTVIFLEGHNQAISAETKGWEKRAISEPTTQLSIRGPKDSFTETLRTNTALIRRRIKSPNLWMESMKLGTVTQTDIALMYIKGIANEKIISEIKERLNRIDIDGIIASGFIEQLIEDQTWTTFPTTYHTERPDVVTSHLLEGRIAIIVDGTPFVLTAPAIFIQFFQAPDDYYSRFDISTGIRILRILAFLIALIGPATYIAATTFHQEMIPTTMAIAIAAQRESVPFPAFVEALIMEVTFEILREAGLRLPRAVGQAVSIVGALVIGQAAVQAGFVSPVMVIVVSITAIANFSTPIFAMAIAARLLRFALMGLATILGFYGMMLGLMFIAIHLCSLRSFGIPYMMPIAPFSIRNQQDVFLRFPIWAFKNRPQFISQGNIVRTGENQKPGPPKADEQQKDQSDKGDQS
- a CDS encoding aldo/keto reductase family protein — translated: MEYRRLGNTGLKVSEISLGSWLTYGGYVEEQNAAASIDKAYDLGVNFFDTANVYMRGEAEIVVGKALKKYVRDSYVLATKVFWPMGDGPNDRGLSRKHVMEQCHASLKRLNTDYVDIYYCHRYDPETPLEETLRALDDLIRQGKVLYVGVSEWTAEQISEAVHLADKRLLDRIVVNQPQYSMLQRYIEKEVLPVSEKHGIGQVVWSPLAQGVLTGKYKKGEKAPAGSRAAQEKYNGLFGLLTEENLDKVELLKEVAADNNLTLANLALAWILRQSSVASALVGASRPEQVEENVKASGVKLDEETLTRIEDILR
- a CDS encoding MFS transporter — protein: MKTLKNYVGQFHPIVWVLLIGTVLSRGSAFMTLPFLSIYLSRHMDLSPIIIGVTVGMSPLMATVGGFIGGHLSDRFGRKPVMLIALFTVAFVYYGFTVATGPGWFILLNALNGLSNSFFEPTAQALMADLTEKEKRMKVYSLRYTAMNIGASVGPLIGAYLASTSAKLSFAITGTFYLFYGMVLVFFLQKLVFPKVENIKKGASFGDAFRIVKRDKALRYLILGIILVNMGYVQIDSNLPQILEGTVENGVVIFSMLITINAVMVVLLQMPISHIAEKFKLMQVMVVGAVFMAAGLIGFSFVNGWVMAIAAMVLLTVGEILIFPSNSMMIDQLAPEHLRGTYFGASQFRKIGNFLGPIIGGFLLSHFQGQIMFWTISLLTLGSIIFFSIGNKSFIKASEQSVEKAI
- a CDS encoding phage holin, translated to MINWKVRLRNKHWVIAFISQIMILAQMVLAGLNTLGVTSFQLTDAVQSTILTIVNAIFVILSMLGFVQDPTTKGYGDSERALNYKDPN
- a CDS encoding FtsX-like permease family protein, whose amino-acid sequence is MKLKDQFRFVRQNMKKNRTRVYMTILATAMGCAFLIVLASVGFGLQKSVVKEITEQRVITQIDVHGKEINDQGGFQQLTDRDIQTFEKVENVKAVTRRKMLQQESMFTIGDYLEGTQTFVAHFPSEMKAGFELSKGRLPTSKNEVVVGYNFSLNLAKKDADEGIYDKKGQLKAEYRYPGKLIGETMELTVRQFKDGKEEEKKIPLTVVGISKKPTKEWAEDRSVFISEEMLKAIESFTGTPKGIMLDPNNEKLEGIDANGETYDEVKIYAKNMEAVQRISDQLKEEKYATYSVVNELKEVNMIFMIAKVGLIFIGTIAILIASIGIYNTMTMAVTERAPDIGIMKAIGANPKTIKRIFLLESSYIGLIGAVIGTIVSYGISFAVNFAVPLIIKQTFGQETDLDLTFSYIPFVLPVICILICYGVTLLSGYRPAQRATRVDVLKAMRREI
- a CDS encoding ABC transporter ATP-binding protein — translated: MITIKNLSHDFVIGKKGRQTIIPVLRDISFTVEKGEIVTIVGRSGSGKSTLLNLVSGFIHPKEGEIWIDGEKVSDLNETKFADFRINNLGFIFQSFQLIPSMTAFQNVELPLILKGVSENLRREQTEEMLKKVGLLDYQDHYPGELSGGQQQRVSIARALIVNPPIILADEPTGSLDSETEEELLEFITKLNRDLDITFLIITHDDKVADIGNRKIVLADGRIEQGVLV